The nucleotide window ATTTCGGACACCTGCCTTCTCTCAATTAGTTTACACAATCAAGATTTTTGTGTCCACTTTTTCATACTAACACCAAATACTGTATTTCTTTCTCCCTTTATATTTACTGTGTTTGTTCCTGTTGCATTCATGTTACTTCCTGAATCAAGATATACCCCTACTGAATTATTTTTATTCATATTCAGGGTCATATTAGATATATTCAGATCACTGTTTTTTGCATAAAGTCCTGTTCCTGATTCTCCAACACTTATTGTACCTCCGCCGCTTACAGTGGCATTATCTGCATAGACTCCTGTACTTCCATTAGAAAGTGACATATCTACAGTACCGTTTGATAAGTTTAGAGTTCCTGTACTTCTCACTGCTCCGGTTTTATTGTTATTTACATAAATACCTGTTGCTTTTTCAGAAGTGTTCGCAGTTATGATTCCGTTATTTGTTACATCTACTAGTCCATTTCCATAACCTGCATCAGGCTCAGCAGGATTCTGATAAGAAACTGCATATATTCCCACTCCGCTGTCAGCTATATTTATATTCCCGTTATTAGTAATAACAGAACTGTTTTCACCGAACAAGCCTGCGGAATTCTTTCCTGTTACACTTACATTTGAAACATTATTAATTATTCCGTTATTCGTATATATCCCTACTGACTTATCGCCGGAAAGATTTATAGTTCCGTTATTCTCCATTACTACATAAGTATTTCCGCCCGGAGTCCCTCTGTAAGTATCTTTTCCTCCTAATGCTATCTGATTGTCCTGTGTTCCTGTTATGACAATACCTGATTCTACTGTAATTCCTGTAGCTGCTTTATCAGTATTAGCATAAAAATCATCAGGATCATCAAGATTAATTGTTCCAGTACCGTCTAACACCAAAGTACCCTTATTTAAAAGTGTGTTTCCGCCATTTCCTGATATACTTCCAAATAGTCCTGCACCAGTATCAAGATTTTCTAATTCGCTCAGTTTTAATGTTCCGTAATTATTAAGAACGAATAATCTCGCATCATCAAGTACATTTACATTTAAGTTGTTAAGACCTGCAAAATTTGCATTCAGATAATTGTACAGTGTATCCTGCTGCATTTTTGACGAATCACCGTCATAGACAAAACCTATACTTCCGCCTGACAGATTAAGAGTCTGGTTTGCTCCTGAAAAGTTTACTTTTATTCCGGCAGTTCCAAGTGCATATGCGAAAACAGAATTATTTTTAACATTGTATGTATTACTTCCGTTTAAATTAATACTTCCTCCGTTAGCCATGATAAGAGTTCCCTTATTGCTGACCTCAAATGTTGCATCACCTGTAATATTTATATTTCCGTCTTTATTATACAGAACTACACTGCCTTCACCAAGAGCTTTATATGTCCCTCCTTCAAGAAAATTAATCTCAGATTCTCTATTATATATAGCAGCAGAATTATCACCATGTGTGATTACCGAAATGGATTTTGCTGCTCCGTCTATTGTATTATCAAGTTTCGATCCCAGAGTATAAAGAACTTTACTAAATGTTTTATTTATTGAGTCATTGTATAGTCCGTGTGAATACTCCCCGTATGTTTCTATATTTCCTGTAAGATGGGCTATACCTCCGTAATTATACAAAGCTAGTGTATTATTTACCGGCTTATTTGCTGTTCCGACATTTATATCCGGTTTTATATATAAAATAGGGACAGAAGCATAAGTACCATTACTCATATTACCTTTATTATAAAAAACTACATTGTTTGAACCTGAATCCGCATCAATGGAAGAAACTACAGAATTATCCATGTAAGTTTCAAGTAATGTTGATGTTGAACTAAACGTCTTGCTTGTCATATTATATGAATTGTTGCTGTCATTTAGAAACAAAACACTGTTTTTGGCATAATCTCCAAATTTTATATCATAATCCCTGAAAATTGCTGTTGATGTTCCGGCAGATCCGTTAGGTCTCGTATATATATAAAGACCAATGGAATTTTCGACATAATTTGGATCATTATTACTTATATTTCCCGTGTAACTGTTTTTTTCTGTTCCGATAGTTACTTTGAATATTGAATTTTCAGCTTTCATATTAGTAGGTGTATAATAAACCCCTATGCTGTTGTCACCATGTATATTGATAGGTTTCTCAAGCAGAATTTTCGAATTTGTCTGATCGCTCCCAGGTGTATATCCGCTTAAAGAAGAATAAACCATTTTTATACCCAAACTATTTGAACCATACATATCAATACTGCCTCTGTTATATGCAGTTAGATATTTCCCTAAATTGACACCTCCTATATGAAACCCGGTTGAACTTGGTGCCCTGAATTCCATTACTCCATCATTTCCCATAATAAGTCTTTCGCCTTTAGTACCCAGAGTAGCAGAACCCTGAAATGCAAAACCAATTTGTTCTTTATTCCTTGAATCAGCATATTCTCCTATAATTGTACCGTCATTTACCAGTAAATAATCATTTCTGTTTCCAGTCTGATTATTTTTATTCATTAACATACCCGCTACTATATAGTTACCAGATATAGTAATAGTCCCGCTGTTTCTAAGGATAGAAAACGGCACATTTGCCGCAGAATCCGGATACGCCATAGAACCGCCGAAAGCATAATCAGCATCTGCATTAAGAGCTGACCGGTTTGAATTCAATGGGTATTGTAACATTATAGGTGCATATTGATGACTGCCCGTTGTATTATCATAGGATGTATAATTTATATTTACAGCACTGCCTATTCTTATACTAGGTGATGATGTAGAAACTACCATCATAGCTGCCATGCTGTTAATAGAATTAGAATCTGATGTTGGAATAACAGCCGGCTGATTTAGTGTAGCATCGGCTAATGCAGTAGGATCTATACTTCCCACAGCATTATCAAAACTAAAAGAGGCACTGTTTACAGAATTTGTAATATTTCTGTTAAAAGTATAGTCACCGCTTTCCAGATTATAATTCGAAAATAAACCGCCGTTCCACGTCTGTACTGAAGTAAGCCCAGGATTATAAAATGTCTTATCATACATAGAAGACGAGGAAAACAAACTAGCTGCTGATACTGATACAGTGGGCTGATCAATTATTACAACCGGCAATTCCGGTATAACAAATTCCGGTATTGTTATATTATTACTATAACTTACCTCAGGAATAGCGGTAGTATTTTTATTTATATTTACTGCCGGAGACTTTACCGATACACCATTTATATTTATATTACTATTGTCTATAACCACATTTGGCATACTTATACTTACGTCTATTGTGCCGGATGTGGAAGGAGTCGGTATTTCATTTACCTCTTTTTCTCCTTTTCTGTCTTTTACATTATAGAAACCTGAAAAGAATATCTGCCATTCCAGATATTCAGGCTTCACAATATAGTCACTCTGTAAATACAGATCTTTTAATTCTCTGTTTCTCTGATTCAATACCTTTTCCAGCAGCTTATAATTACTGCTGTTTGATATATTTTTATCAAGATTTTTTGTCATCTTGTTATACATGTTTTCATATTTATTAAATTCATTACTGCTGCCGACTGCTGTAGCACCAGCTAATGAATTTAATGCTAAAAACATCAATAATTTTTTATTTCTAAACATTTTTTATTACTCCTTCTTTGTTTGCAACTACAAACATTCTTTAGAAAATTTGTCTTATAACTTATTTTATTCCATCTTTTCATCAAAATCAATCTTTTTAACAAACAGTTAATTTGCATAATTTATGTTTAGATACTTATTTTATTTTATTTATTTTATAAAAAAATCTATTAAATAAAAAAACAAATAATTATTATCACTTTATTTTCAGGCAAAAAATGAATTTAGTTTTCAGTTTTTCTTTTATAAAATTCTATTTATTTTTATTTTATATCATTCATATTTTGTATTTTCAATTTATGATCAAACCCAAAAATAAACTTAAGTTTATAAAAAAATTAAAAAAACATTAGAATATTTATTCTAATGTTTTATAAACTAAACTTATTTTATTTTTTTACTGAACAAAACTTTTACTTCGAGTATCCGGAATCCCTTTCATTATGAATAAATTCAGGGTCTTTAAAATGCTCTGTAGGATCTGCTGCCATACAACTTATTAATGATGTTAAAATTGCTAATATAATAAAAATTCTCATATTCATCGCCTCCAAACTGCATCATTGTTTATACAAGAATTTTATATCAGAATCTAATAATTGTCAAATAAAATCTATAACAGAATAATTTCATTTTTCATTATTTTTTCTGCTTTTGCTTTAAGTTTTTCAAGATCATCTGTATTTGGAAGGGGTAATAATTTTTCCTTAAATTCTTCTTTTACTCCAAAATGTCTGTAAGCTATTATTTTATATCTTACTTCAGGATAATCCTTTAATATCTCTGCTGTTTTCATTATTGTCTCTTCGGCGTTTATCATAGAATTAACCACGGTTCTTACTTCAAACATTTTATCTTTTTCCAATAAAAACTTCAGATTTTTCAGCACTTTATCATTGATTACACCTGTAAGTTCCTTATGCTCTTCTGAATCCCATGCTTTTATATCCAACATAAATTTATCTGTTATTTCTATAAATTCTCTGTATTTCTCAAGGCTTATATCTATACCGCCGTTAGTATCAACAAAAGCACTCAGATTCATCTTCTTTACTTCTTTAAAAAATTCTGTTATAAAGTGTGCATTCAGCGTAGCTTCTCCTCCGCTTACAGTGACTCCCTGTATAAATATTTTTACTTTTTCCACTTCTTTTATTAAATCTGTCACAGTATACTTTTCAGTTTTCGGGCTGGAAAAAAATCTGCATGTTTTTATACATTCATCACAGTCTATACATATCTTTTTATCCCATTTTACGATTCCGTCTTCTGTTTTCAGAGCGCTAACAGGGCATACCCGCACACATTCACCACAGTTATTGCAAAAATGTATAGTTTCAGGATTATGACAATATGTGCATCTAAAATTACAACCCTGAAAAAATATTGCCATTCTGTTTCCCGGACCGTCTACATTTGAAAATTTTATTATATTATTTACTACAGCGTACATATTGTTTCTCCTCAAAAAATAAGACCTGGAATGTAATTTCCAAGTCTTATTATATATTTTAATGTCTTAATTTTCTATCAAAGGCTTTTGCATTATCTCTTGCACCCATACCAAGAACTGTAGTATCAGCAAGAACAGCTTCTCCTTTTTCCAGCTTTGCTATTTCTGATTTTTTCACGAGATATCCAGTAACTCTTACTACGTCACTGTCCTCGCTATACACAGAAATAAATCTCAGATCTGTGGAGTTAAAAGCTCCTCTTATTATATCCAGTATTGCCTGTGGATTTTTCTTATATGTCTCATCAAATGTAAAGATGTCACCTATTCCGCTTGGAAAGTATTTGTGGAAAGGTGCGCTCTGTACAAGATGATTCCATATTTCAGGCTCTTCTCCCACAGGAATTCTGCATCCCGGTGAATCAGACGTATCTGTATCTATTCCCACCTGTGCATGAAGCAGGTGATTTCCATCAGTGAAAGGACAATATTTATTTTTATGACCTTTTACTTTTTCATTTAATTTTTGTATAATCTGCATTCCCAGCTGATTTGCCTTTTCGGAATATCCGAATCTGTCTTCCTGGTTTTCAGCCTTCAAAAGATTATTTACACATTCTGCAAGACCTACCACACCGAATAATCC belongs to Sebaldella sp. S0638 and includes:
- a CDS encoding YjjW family glycine radical enzyme activase encodes the protein MYAVVNNIIKFSNVDGPGNRMAIFFQGCNFRCTYCHNPETIHFCNNCGECVRVCPVSALKTEDGIVKWDKKICIDCDECIKTCRFFSSPKTEKYTVTDLIKEVEKVKIFIQGVTVSGGEATLNAHFITEFFKEVKKMNLSAFVDTNGGIDISLEKYREFIEITDKFMLDIKAWDSEEHKELTGVINDKVLKNLKFLLEKDKMFEVRTVVNSMINAEETIMKTAEILKDYPEVRYKIIAYRHFGVKEEFKEKLLPLPNTDDLEKLKAKAEKIMKNEIILL